The following are from one region of the Phyllostomus discolor isolate MPI-MPIP mPhyDis1 chromosome 9, mPhyDis1.pri.v3, whole genome shotgun sequence genome:
- the UCKL1 gene encoding uridine-cytidine kinase-like 1 isoform X2 yields the protein MAAPPTSTDAPRKPPAPPMAGDGTDRPVAKSEAAGEDRSNAEALDRLLPPVGTGRSPRKRTTSQCKSEPPLLRTSKRTIYTAGRPPWYNEHGAQSKEAFAIGLGGGSASGKTTVARMIIEALDVPWVVLLSMDSFYKVLTRQQQEQAARNNYNFDHPDAFDFDLIVSTLQKLKQGKSVQVPVYDFTTHSRKKDWKTLYGANVIIFEGIMAFADKALLELLDMKIFVDTDSDIRLVRRLRRDISERGRDIVGVIKQYNKFVKPAFDQYIQPTMRLADIVVPRGSGNAVAIDLIVQHVHSQLEERELSVRAALASAHQCHPLPQTLSVLKSTPQVRGMHTIIRDKETSRDEFIFYSKRLMRLLIEHALSFLPFQDCVVQTPQGQDYAGKCYAGKQITGVSILRAGETMEPALRAVCKDVRIGTILIQTNQLTGEPELHYLRLPKDISDDHVILMDCTVSTGAAAMMAVRVLLDHDVPEDKIFLLSLLMAEMGVHSVAYAFPRVRIITTAVDKRVNDLFRIIPGIGNFGDRYFGTDAVPDGSDEEEAASVG from the exons ATGGCGGCGCCCCCGACCTCCACCGATGCCCCCCGCAAACCTCCGGCGCCCCCGATGGCGGGAGACGGGACCGACCGGCCGGTGGCGAAGAGCGAGGCCGCCGGCGAGGACCG CAGCAATGCTGAGGCCTTGGACCGGCTGCTCCCGCCTGTGGGCACCGGGCGCTCGCCCCGGAAGCGCACCACCAGCCAGTGCAAGTCGGAGCCGCCGCTGCTGCGCACCAGCAAGCGTACCATCTACACGGCCGGGCGGCCACCCTGGTACAACGAGCACGGCGCCCAGTCCAAGGAGGCCTTCGCCATCG GCCTGGGTGGCGGCAGCGCCTCCGGGAAGACCACCGTGGCCAGGATGATCATTGAGGCCCTGGACGTGCCCTGGGTGGTCCTGCTGTCCATGGACTCCTTCTACAAG GTGCTCACccggcagcagcaggagcaggccgCCCGCAACAACTACAACTTCGACCACCCCGACGCCTTCGACTTCGACCTCATCGTGTCCACCCTGCAGAAGCTGAAGCAGGGCAAGAGCGTCCAAGTGCCCGTGTACGACTTCACCACCCACAGCCGCAAGAAAGACTGG AAGACACTCTACGGGGCCAACGTCATCATCTTCGAGGGCATCATGGCCTTCGCGGACAAGGCACTGCTGGAG CTCCTGGACATGAAGATCTTCGTGGACACGGACTCTGACATCCGCCTGGTGCGGCGGCTGCGCCGGGACATCAGCGAGCGCGGCCGTGACATCGTGGGCGTCATCAAGCAGTACAACAAGTTCGTCAAGCCGGCCTTCGACCAGTACATCCAGCCCACCATGCGCCTGGCCGACATCGTGGTGCCCCGAG gGAGCGGGAACGCGGTGGCCATCGACCTGATCGTCCAGCACGTGCACAGCCAGCTGGAAGAG CGTGAGCTCAGCGTCAG GGCCGCGCTGGCCTCCGCGCACCAGTGCCACCCGCTGCCGCAGACGCTGAGTGTCCTCAAGAGCACGCCGCAGGTGCGGGGCATGCACACCATCATCAG GGACAAGGAGACCAGCCGGGATGAGTTCATCTTCTACTCCAAGAGGCTGATGCGGCTGCTCATCGAGCACGCGctgtccttcctgcccttccAG GACTGCGTGGTGCAGACCCCGCAGGGGCAGGACTATGCGGGCAAGTGCTATGCGGGGAAGCAG atCACGGGAGTGTCCATCCTGCGGGCGGGTGAGACCATGGAGCCGGCGCTGCGGGCCGTGTGCAAGGACGTGCGCATCGGCACCATCCTCATCCAGACCAACCAGCTCACGGGGGAGCCGGAG CTCCACTACCTGCGGCTGCCCAAGGACATCAGCGACGACCACGTGATCCTCATGGACTGCACCGTGTCCACGGGCGCCGCGGCCATGATGGCAGTGCGCGTGCTCCTG GACCACGACGTGCCCGAGGACAAGATCTTCCTGCTGTCGCTGCTCATGGCGGAGATGGGCGTGCACTCGGTGGCCTACGCGTTCCCGCGCGTGAGGATCATCACCACGGCGGTGGACAAGCGCGTGAACGACCTGTTCCGCATCATCCCGGGCATCG GGAACTTCGGCGACCGCTACTTCGGGACGGATGCTGTCCCCGACGGCAGCGACGAGGAGGAAGCGGCGTCCGTGGGCTAG
- the UCKL1 gene encoding uridine-cytidine kinase-like 1 isoform X4, translating to MSSPPAHPGIRIPGCWALGAEGSSNAEALDRLLPPVGTGRSPRKRTTSQCKSEPPLLRTSKRTIYTAGRPPWYNEHGAQSKEAFAIGLGGGSASGKTTVARMIIEALDVPWVVLLSMDSFYKVLTRQQQEQAARNNYNFDHPDAFDFDLIVSTLQKLKQGKSVQVPVYDFTTHSRKKDWKTLYGANVIIFEGIMAFADKALLELLDMKIFVDTDSDIRLVRRLRRDISERGRDIVGVIKQYNKFVKPAFDQYIQPTMRLADIVVPRGSGNAVAIDLIVQHVHSQLEERKLRWDMAALASAHQCHPLPQTLSVLKSTPQVRGMHTIIRDKETSRDEFIFYSKRLMRLLIEHALSFLPFQDCVVQTPQGQDYAGKCYAGKQITGVSILRAGETMEPALRAVCKDVRIGTILIQTNQLTGEPELHYLRLPKDISDDHVILMDCTVSTGAAAMMAVRVLLDHDVPEDKIFLLSLLMAEMGVHSVAYAFPRVRIITTAVDKRVNDLFRIIPGIGNFGDRYFGTDAVPDGSDEEEAASVG from the exons ATGAGCAGCCCCCCAGCTCACCCTGGCATCAGGATCCCAGGCTGCTGGGCCCTTGGAGCGGAGGGCAG CAGCAATGCTGAGGCCTTGGACCGGCTGCTCCCGCCTGTGGGCACCGGGCGCTCGCCCCGGAAGCGCACCACCAGCCAGTGCAAGTCGGAGCCGCCGCTGCTGCGCACCAGCAAGCGTACCATCTACACGGCCGGGCGGCCACCCTGGTACAACGAGCACGGCGCCCAGTCCAAGGAGGCCTTCGCCATCG GCCTGGGTGGCGGCAGCGCCTCCGGGAAGACCACCGTGGCCAGGATGATCATTGAGGCCCTGGACGTGCCCTGGGTGGTCCTGCTGTCCATGGACTCCTTCTACAAG GTGCTCACccggcagcagcaggagcaggccgCCCGCAACAACTACAACTTCGACCACCCCGACGCCTTCGACTTCGACCTCATCGTGTCCACCCTGCAGAAGCTGAAGCAGGGCAAGAGCGTCCAAGTGCCCGTGTACGACTTCACCACCCACAGCCGCAAGAAAGACTGG AAGACACTCTACGGGGCCAACGTCATCATCTTCGAGGGCATCATGGCCTTCGCGGACAAGGCACTGCTGGAG CTCCTGGACATGAAGATCTTCGTGGACACGGACTCTGACATCCGCCTGGTGCGGCGGCTGCGCCGGGACATCAGCGAGCGCGGCCGTGACATCGTGGGCGTCATCAAGCAGTACAACAAGTTCGTCAAGCCGGCCTTCGACCAGTACATCCAGCCCACCATGCGCCTGGCCGACATCGTGGTGCCCCGAG gGAGCGGGAACGCGGTGGCCATCGACCTGATCGTCCAGCACGTGCACAGCCAGCTGGAAGAG AGGAAGCTGCGCTGGGATAT GGCCGCGCTGGCCTCCGCGCACCAGTGCCACCCGCTGCCGCAGACGCTGAGTGTCCTCAAGAGCACGCCGCAGGTGCGGGGCATGCACACCATCATCAG GGACAAGGAGACCAGCCGGGATGAGTTCATCTTCTACTCCAAGAGGCTGATGCGGCTGCTCATCGAGCACGCGctgtccttcctgcccttccAG GACTGCGTGGTGCAGACCCCGCAGGGGCAGGACTATGCGGGCAAGTGCTATGCGGGGAAGCAG atCACGGGAGTGTCCATCCTGCGGGCGGGTGAGACCATGGAGCCGGCGCTGCGGGCCGTGTGCAAGGACGTGCGCATCGGCACCATCCTCATCCAGACCAACCAGCTCACGGGGGAGCCGGAG CTCCACTACCTGCGGCTGCCCAAGGACATCAGCGACGACCACGTGATCCTCATGGACTGCACCGTGTCCACGGGCGCCGCGGCCATGATGGCAGTGCGCGTGCTCCTG GACCACGACGTGCCCGAGGACAAGATCTTCCTGCTGTCGCTGCTCATGGCGGAGATGGGCGTGCACTCGGTGGCCTACGCGTTCCCGCGCGTGAGGATCATCACCACGGCGGTGGACAAGCGCGTGAACGACCTGTTCCGCATCATCCCGGGCATCG GGAACTTCGGCGACCGCTACTTCGGGACGGATGCTGTCCCCGACGGCAGCGACGAGGAGGAAGCGGCGTCCGTGGGCTAG
- the UCKL1 gene encoding uridine-cytidine kinase-like 1 isoform X5, with amino-acid sequence MSSPPAHPGIRIPGCWALGAEGSNAEALDRLLPPVGTGRSPRKRTTSQCKSEPPLLRTSKRTIYTAGRPPWYNEHGAQSKEAFAIGLGGGSASGKTTVARMIIEALDVPWVVLLSMDSFYKVLTRQQQEQAARNNYNFDHPDAFDFDLIVSTLQKLKQGKSVQVPVYDFTTHSRKKDWKTLYGANVIIFEGIMAFADKALLELLDMKIFVDTDSDIRLVRRLRRDISERGRDIVGVIKQYNKFVKPAFDQYIQPTMRLADIVVPRGSGNAVAIDLIVQHVHSQLEERKLRWDMAALASAHQCHPLPQTLSVLKSTPQVRGMHTIIRDKETSRDEFIFYSKRLMRLLIEHALSFLPFQDCVVQTPQGQDYAGKCYAGKQITGVSILRAGETMEPALRAVCKDVRIGTILIQTNQLTGEPELHYLRLPKDISDDHVILMDCTVSTGAAAMMAVRVLLDHDVPEDKIFLLSLLMAEMGVHSVAYAFPRVRIITTAVDKRVNDLFRIIPGIGNFGDRYFGTDAVPDGSDEEEAASVG; translated from the exons ATGAGCAGCCCCCCAGCTCACCCTGGCATCAGGATCCCAGGCTGCTGGGCCCTTGGAGCGGAGGGCAG CAATGCTGAGGCCTTGGACCGGCTGCTCCCGCCTGTGGGCACCGGGCGCTCGCCCCGGAAGCGCACCACCAGCCAGTGCAAGTCGGAGCCGCCGCTGCTGCGCACCAGCAAGCGTACCATCTACACGGCCGGGCGGCCACCCTGGTACAACGAGCACGGCGCCCAGTCCAAGGAGGCCTTCGCCATCG GCCTGGGTGGCGGCAGCGCCTCCGGGAAGACCACCGTGGCCAGGATGATCATTGAGGCCCTGGACGTGCCCTGGGTGGTCCTGCTGTCCATGGACTCCTTCTACAAG GTGCTCACccggcagcagcaggagcaggccgCCCGCAACAACTACAACTTCGACCACCCCGACGCCTTCGACTTCGACCTCATCGTGTCCACCCTGCAGAAGCTGAAGCAGGGCAAGAGCGTCCAAGTGCCCGTGTACGACTTCACCACCCACAGCCGCAAGAAAGACTGG AAGACACTCTACGGGGCCAACGTCATCATCTTCGAGGGCATCATGGCCTTCGCGGACAAGGCACTGCTGGAG CTCCTGGACATGAAGATCTTCGTGGACACGGACTCTGACATCCGCCTGGTGCGGCGGCTGCGCCGGGACATCAGCGAGCGCGGCCGTGACATCGTGGGCGTCATCAAGCAGTACAACAAGTTCGTCAAGCCGGCCTTCGACCAGTACATCCAGCCCACCATGCGCCTGGCCGACATCGTGGTGCCCCGAG gGAGCGGGAACGCGGTGGCCATCGACCTGATCGTCCAGCACGTGCACAGCCAGCTGGAAGAG AGGAAGCTGCGCTGGGATAT GGCCGCGCTGGCCTCCGCGCACCAGTGCCACCCGCTGCCGCAGACGCTGAGTGTCCTCAAGAGCACGCCGCAGGTGCGGGGCATGCACACCATCATCAG GGACAAGGAGACCAGCCGGGATGAGTTCATCTTCTACTCCAAGAGGCTGATGCGGCTGCTCATCGAGCACGCGctgtccttcctgcccttccAG GACTGCGTGGTGCAGACCCCGCAGGGGCAGGACTATGCGGGCAAGTGCTATGCGGGGAAGCAG atCACGGGAGTGTCCATCCTGCGGGCGGGTGAGACCATGGAGCCGGCGCTGCGGGCCGTGTGCAAGGACGTGCGCATCGGCACCATCCTCATCCAGACCAACCAGCTCACGGGGGAGCCGGAG CTCCACTACCTGCGGCTGCCCAAGGACATCAGCGACGACCACGTGATCCTCATGGACTGCACCGTGTCCACGGGCGCCGCGGCCATGATGGCAGTGCGCGTGCTCCTG GACCACGACGTGCCCGAGGACAAGATCTTCCTGCTGTCGCTGCTCATGGCGGAGATGGGCGTGCACTCGGTGGCCTACGCGTTCCCGCGCGTGAGGATCATCACCACGGCGGTGGACAAGCGCGTGAACGACCTGTTCCGCATCATCCCGGGCATCG GGAACTTCGGCGACCGCTACTTCGGGACGGATGCTGTCCCCGACGGCAGCGACGAGGAGGAAGCGGCGTCCGTGGGCTAG
- the UCKL1 gene encoding uridine-cytidine kinase-like 1 isoform X8, whose amino-acid sequence MAAPPTSTDAPRKPPAPPMAGDGTDRPVAKSEAAGEDRSNAEALDRLLPPVGTGRSPRKRTTSQCKSEPPLLRTSKRTIYTAGRPPWYNEHGAQSKEAFAIGLGGGSASGKTTVARMIIEALDVPWVVLLSMDSFYKVLTRQQQEQAARNNYNFDHPDAFDFDLIVSTLQKLKQGKSVQVPVYDFTTHSRKKDWKTLYGANVIIFEGIMAFADKALLELLDMKIFVDTDSDIRLVRRLRRDISERGRDIVGVIKQYNKFVKPAFDQYIQPTMRLADIVVPRGSGNAVAIDLIVQHVHSQLEEGRAGLRAPVPPAAADAECPQEHAAGAGHAHHHQDCVVQTPQGQDYAGKCYAGKQITGVSILRAGETMEPALRAVCKDVRIGTILIQTNQLTGEPELHYLRLPKDISDDHVILMDCTVSTGAAAMMAVRVLLDHDVPEDKIFLLSLLMAEMGVHSVAYAFPRVRIITTAVDKRVNDLFRIIPGIGNFGDRYFGTDAVPDGSDEEEAASVG is encoded by the exons ATGGCGGCGCCCCCGACCTCCACCGATGCCCCCCGCAAACCTCCGGCGCCCCCGATGGCGGGAGACGGGACCGACCGGCCGGTGGCGAAGAGCGAGGCCGCCGGCGAGGACCG CAGCAATGCTGAGGCCTTGGACCGGCTGCTCCCGCCTGTGGGCACCGGGCGCTCGCCCCGGAAGCGCACCACCAGCCAGTGCAAGTCGGAGCCGCCGCTGCTGCGCACCAGCAAGCGTACCATCTACACGGCCGGGCGGCCACCCTGGTACAACGAGCACGGCGCCCAGTCCAAGGAGGCCTTCGCCATCG GCCTGGGTGGCGGCAGCGCCTCCGGGAAGACCACCGTGGCCAGGATGATCATTGAGGCCCTGGACGTGCCCTGGGTGGTCCTGCTGTCCATGGACTCCTTCTACAAG GTGCTCACccggcagcagcaggagcaggccgCCCGCAACAACTACAACTTCGACCACCCCGACGCCTTCGACTTCGACCTCATCGTGTCCACCCTGCAGAAGCTGAAGCAGGGCAAGAGCGTCCAAGTGCCCGTGTACGACTTCACCACCCACAGCCGCAAGAAAGACTGG AAGACACTCTACGGGGCCAACGTCATCATCTTCGAGGGCATCATGGCCTTCGCGGACAAGGCACTGCTGGAG CTCCTGGACATGAAGATCTTCGTGGACACGGACTCTGACATCCGCCTGGTGCGGCGGCTGCGCCGGGACATCAGCGAGCGCGGCCGTGACATCGTGGGCGTCATCAAGCAGTACAACAAGTTCGTCAAGCCGGCCTTCGACCAGTACATCCAGCCCACCATGCGCCTGGCCGACATCGTGGTGCCCCGAG gGAGCGGGAACGCGGTGGCCATCGACCTGATCGTCCAGCACGTGCACAGCCAGCTGGAAGAG GGCCGCGCTGGCCTCCGCGCACCAGTGCCACCCGCTGCCGCAGACGCTGAGTGTCCTCAAGAGCACGCCGCAGGTGCGGGGCATGCACACCATCATCAG GACTGCGTGGTGCAGACCCCGCAGGGGCAGGACTATGCGGGCAAGTGCTATGCGGGGAAGCAG atCACGGGAGTGTCCATCCTGCGGGCGGGTGAGACCATGGAGCCGGCGCTGCGGGCCGTGTGCAAGGACGTGCGCATCGGCACCATCCTCATCCAGACCAACCAGCTCACGGGGGAGCCGGAG CTCCACTACCTGCGGCTGCCCAAGGACATCAGCGACGACCACGTGATCCTCATGGACTGCACCGTGTCCACGGGCGCCGCGGCCATGATGGCAGTGCGCGTGCTCCTG GACCACGACGTGCCCGAGGACAAGATCTTCCTGCTGTCGCTGCTCATGGCGGAGATGGGCGTGCACTCGGTGGCCTACGCGTTCCCGCGCGTGAGGATCATCACCACGGCGGTGGACAAGCGCGTGAACGACCTGTTCCGCATCATCCCGGGCATCG GGAACTTCGGCGACCGCTACTTCGGGACGGATGCTGTCCCCGACGGCAGCGACGAGGAGGAAGCGGCGTCCGTGGGCTAG
- the UCKL1 gene encoding uridine-cytidine kinase-like 1 isoform X1: protein MAAPPTSTDAPRKPPAPPMAGDGTDRPVAKSEAAGEDRSNAEALDRLLPPVGTGRSPRKRTTSQCKSEPPLLRTSKRTIYTAGRPPWYNEHGAQSKEAFAIGLGGGSASGKTTVARMIIEALDVPWVVLLSMDSFYKVLTRQQQEQAARNNYNFDHPDAFDFDLIVSTLQKLKQGKSVQVPVYDFTTHSRKKDWKTLYGANVIIFEGIMAFADKALLELLDMKIFVDTDSDIRLVRRLRRDISERGRDIVGVIKQYNKFVKPAFDQYIQPTMRLADIVVPRGSGNAVAIDLIVQHVHSQLEERKLRWDMAALASAHQCHPLPQTLSVLKSTPQVRGMHTIIRDKETSRDEFIFYSKRLMRLLIEHALSFLPFQDCVVQTPQGQDYAGKCYAGKQITGVSILRAGETMEPALRAVCKDVRIGTILIQTNQLTGEPELHYLRLPKDISDDHVILMDCTVSTGAAAMMAVRVLLDHDVPEDKIFLLSLLMAEMGVHSVAYAFPRVRIITTAVDKRVNDLFRIIPGIGNFGDRYFGTDAVPDGSDEEEAASVG, encoded by the exons ATGGCGGCGCCCCCGACCTCCACCGATGCCCCCCGCAAACCTCCGGCGCCCCCGATGGCGGGAGACGGGACCGACCGGCCGGTGGCGAAGAGCGAGGCCGCCGGCGAGGACCG CAGCAATGCTGAGGCCTTGGACCGGCTGCTCCCGCCTGTGGGCACCGGGCGCTCGCCCCGGAAGCGCACCACCAGCCAGTGCAAGTCGGAGCCGCCGCTGCTGCGCACCAGCAAGCGTACCATCTACACGGCCGGGCGGCCACCCTGGTACAACGAGCACGGCGCCCAGTCCAAGGAGGCCTTCGCCATCG GCCTGGGTGGCGGCAGCGCCTCCGGGAAGACCACCGTGGCCAGGATGATCATTGAGGCCCTGGACGTGCCCTGGGTGGTCCTGCTGTCCATGGACTCCTTCTACAAG GTGCTCACccggcagcagcaggagcaggccgCCCGCAACAACTACAACTTCGACCACCCCGACGCCTTCGACTTCGACCTCATCGTGTCCACCCTGCAGAAGCTGAAGCAGGGCAAGAGCGTCCAAGTGCCCGTGTACGACTTCACCACCCACAGCCGCAAGAAAGACTGG AAGACACTCTACGGGGCCAACGTCATCATCTTCGAGGGCATCATGGCCTTCGCGGACAAGGCACTGCTGGAG CTCCTGGACATGAAGATCTTCGTGGACACGGACTCTGACATCCGCCTGGTGCGGCGGCTGCGCCGGGACATCAGCGAGCGCGGCCGTGACATCGTGGGCGTCATCAAGCAGTACAACAAGTTCGTCAAGCCGGCCTTCGACCAGTACATCCAGCCCACCATGCGCCTGGCCGACATCGTGGTGCCCCGAG gGAGCGGGAACGCGGTGGCCATCGACCTGATCGTCCAGCACGTGCACAGCCAGCTGGAAGAG AGGAAGCTGCGCTGGGATAT GGCCGCGCTGGCCTCCGCGCACCAGTGCCACCCGCTGCCGCAGACGCTGAGTGTCCTCAAGAGCACGCCGCAGGTGCGGGGCATGCACACCATCATCAG GGACAAGGAGACCAGCCGGGATGAGTTCATCTTCTACTCCAAGAGGCTGATGCGGCTGCTCATCGAGCACGCGctgtccttcctgcccttccAG GACTGCGTGGTGCAGACCCCGCAGGGGCAGGACTATGCGGGCAAGTGCTATGCGGGGAAGCAG atCACGGGAGTGTCCATCCTGCGGGCGGGTGAGACCATGGAGCCGGCGCTGCGGGCCGTGTGCAAGGACGTGCGCATCGGCACCATCCTCATCCAGACCAACCAGCTCACGGGGGAGCCGGAG CTCCACTACCTGCGGCTGCCCAAGGACATCAGCGACGACCACGTGATCCTCATGGACTGCACCGTGTCCACGGGCGCCGCGGCCATGATGGCAGTGCGCGTGCTCCTG GACCACGACGTGCCCGAGGACAAGATCTTCCTGCTGTCGCTGCTCATGGCGGAGATGGGCGTGCACTCGGTGGCCTACGCGTTCCCGCGCGTGAGGATCATCACCACGGCGGTGGACAAGCGCGTGAACGACCTGTTCCGCATCATCCCGGGCATCG GGAACTTCGGCGACCGCTACTTCGGGACGGATGCTGTCCCCGACGGCAGCGACGAGGAGGAAGCGGCGTCCGTGGGCTAG
- the UCKL1 gene encoding uridine-cytidine kinase-like 1 isoform X3 has protein sequence MAAPPTSTDAPRKPPAPPMAGDGTDRPVAKSEAAGEDRNAEALDRLLPPVGTGRSPRKRTTSQCKSEPPLLRTSKRTIYTAGRPPWYNEHGAQSKEAFAIGLGGGSASGKTTVARMIIEALDVPWVVLLSMDSFYKVLTRQQQEQAARNNYNFDHPDAFDFDLIVSTLQKLKQGKSVQVPVYDFTTHSRKKDWKTLYGANVIIFEGIMAFADKALLELLDMKIFVDTDSDIRLVRRLRRDISERGRDIVGVIKQYNKFVKPAFDQYIQPTMRLADIVVPRGSGNAVAIDLIVQHVHSQLEERKLRWDMAALASAHQCHPLPQTLSVLKSTPQVRGMHTIIRDKETSRDEFIFYSKRLMRLLIEHALSFLPFQDCVVQTPQGQDYAGKCYAGKQITGVSILRAGETMEPALRAVCKDVRIGTILIQTNQLTGEPELHYLRLPKDISDDHVILMDCTVSTGAAAMMAVRVLLDHDVPEDKIFLLSLLMAEMGVHSVAYAFPRVRIITTAVDKRVNDLFRIIPGIGNFGDRYFGTDAVPDGSDEEEAASVG, from the exons ATGGCGGCGCCCCCGACCTCCACCGATGCCCCCCGCAAACCTCCGGCGCCCCCGATGGCGGGAGACGGGACCGACCGGCCGGTGGCGAAGAGCGAGGCCGCCGGCGAGGACCG CAATGCTGAGGCCTTGGACCGGCTGCTCCCGCCTGTGGGCACCGGGCGCTCGCCCCGGAAGCGCACCACCAGCCAGTGCAAGTCGGAGCCGCCGCTGCTGCGCACCAGCAAGCGTACCATCTACACGGCCGGGCGGCCACCCTGGTACAACGAGCACGGCGCCCAGTCCAAGGAGGCCTTCGCCATCG GCCTGGGTGGCGGCAGCGCCTCCGGGAAGACCACCGTGGCCAGGATGATCATTGAGGCCCTGGACGTGCCCTGGGTGGTCCTGCTGTCCATGGACTCCTTCTACAAG GTGCTCACccggcagcagcaggagcaggccgCCCGCAACAACTACAACTTCGACCACCCCGACGCCTTCGACTTCGACCTCATCGTGTCCACCCTGCAGAAGCTGAAGCAGGGCAAGAGCGTCCAAGTGCCCGTGTACGACTTCACCACCCACAGCCGCAAGAAAGACTGG AAGACACTCTACGGGGCCAACGTCATCATCTTCGAGGGCATCATGGCCTTCGCGGACAAGGCACTGCTGGAG CTCCTGGACATGAAGATCTTCGTGGACACGGACTCTGACATCCGCCTGGTGCGGCGGCTGCGCCGGGACATCAGCGAGCGCGGCCGTGACATCGTGGGCGTCATCAAGCAGTACAACAAGTTCGTCAAGCCGGCCTTCGACCAGTACATCCAGCCCACCATGCGCCTGGCCGACATCGTGGTGCCCCGAG gGAGCGGGAACGCGGTGGCCATCGACCTGATCGTCCAGCACGTGCACAGCCAGCTGGAAGAG AGGAAGCTGCGCTGGGATAT GGCCGCGCTGGCCTCCGCGCACCAGTGCCACCCGCTGCCGCAGACGCTGAGTGTCCTCAAGAGCACGCCGCAGGTGCGGGGCATGCACACCATCATCAG GGACAAGGAGACCAGCCGGGATGAGTTCATCTTCTACTCCAAGAGGCTGATGCGGCTGCTCATCGAGCACGCGctgtccttcctgcccttccAG GACTGCGTGGTGCAGACCCCGCAGGGGCAGGACTATGCGGGCAAGTGCTATGCGGGGAAGCAG atCACGGGAGTGTCCATCCTGCGGGCGGGTGAGACCATGGAGCCGGCGCTGCGGGCCGTGTGCAAGGACGTGCGCATCGGCACCATCCTCATCCAGACCAACCAGCTCACGGGGGAGCCGGAG CTCCACTACCTGCGGCTGCCCAAGGACATCAGCGACGACCACGTGATCCTCATGGACTGCACCGTGTCCACGGGCGCCGCGGCCATGATGGCAGTGCGCGTGCTCCTG GACCACGACGTGCCCGAGGACAAGATCTTCCTGCTGTCGCTGCTCATGGCGGAGATGGGCGTGCACTCGGTGGCCTACGCGTTCCCGCGCGTGAGGATCATCACCACGGCGGTGGACAAGCGCGTGAACGACCTGTTCCGCATCATCCCGGGCATCG GGAACTTCGGCGACCGCTACTTCGGGACGGATGCTGTCCCCGACGGCAGCGACGAGGAGGAAGCGGCGTCCGTGGGCTAG